Part of the Staphylococcus succinus genome, GATTTTTACTTCAATTAGTCCCTCTTCGTTAAGCGTACCTGCAAATACTTCGTCATCTACCGCTTTGGAGACGGGAACAGATTCTCCTGTTATAGCTGCCTGATTGACAGCCGACAAGCCATTCACAATGATTCCATCCATGGCAATTTTCTCCCCTGGTTTGACAATCATGATATCACCCACAGCGATATCGTCCACATGGATTATTATTTCCTGACCATTTCGTCTAACTAGTGCTTCTTTTGGGGCGATATCCATCAATGAACGTATGGATTGTCTTGCTCTGTCCATAGAGAAGCGTTCAAGTGCTTCACTGATTGCAAAGAGAATAACAACAATAGATGCCTCTGCCCATTCACCAATAATGGCAGCTCCAATAACGGCAACGGTCATCAGGGTTTTCATGTCGAAATCAAAGCGTATCAAATTTTGAAAACCGACTTTAAATAATGAATATCCGCCAATTACAATAGAACCTACAAATAACATGGAAGTTACGAGGTTATCTTCTCCATTTACAAAGTGAGAAAGGTAACCAAAAGCAATTAGTAGTGTGGCAAACAGCAATGTACTATGTTTTTTATAAAATGGTGTTTTCTCTTCTTTATGAGCCTTAGTGTCATCTTTAACCCTTTGTATCGTTTGATTCGCTAGTTTTTCAGGAGATACTTTTAGATTCTCAAAAGCACCTGCTTTTTCAAGTTCTTCAACCGATGCATTTCCATATACATCAATTTTAGAAGCGCCAAAGTTTACTTTTGCATCCTCAACTCCAGCTATTTGTTTTACATTTTTTTCAAACTTCCCCGCACAATTTGCGCAGGAAAATCCTTCCACACGGTAAACGTTTTTATCTTTAATTACCACAGGTTCTACCCGTCTTTTAGGTTTCTCTGGTGCCACTTTAAGATTTTCAAAAGCACCAGCCTTTTCTAGTTCTTCAACAGTTGCACTGCCGAAGACATCAATTTTTGAAGCTCCAAAATTTACTTTTGCGTCCTGAACGCCTGGAATCTTTTTAACATTTTTCTCAAACTTTCCTGCACAATTTGCACATGAAAATCCTTGGACCCGATAGACGTTCATTTCTTCTTCCATTAGTTTAACCTTTTGTTCAGACATTGACCTTCACTTCTTTCTTATGTGCTAGGGCGATCATCATTATCTGCCTGATATGTTCATCATCTAAAGAATAGAAAGCTAGTTTTCCTTCTTTTCTAAAGTTGACCACCCCTTGCTTATAAAGCGTACGTAAATGATGAGATGCATTTGCTATCGTAATACCTAAGATATTTGCTATATCACAAACACACAACT contains:
- the cadC gene encoding Cd(II)/Pb(II)/Zn(II)-sensing metalloregulatory transcriptional repressor CadC, translating into MKKKDTCEIFCYDEEKVNRIQGDLQTVDISGVSQMLKAIADENRAKITYALCQDEELCVCDIANILGITIANASHHLRTLYKQGVVNFRKEGKLAFYSLDDEHIRQIMMIALAHKKEVKVNV